The following proteins are encoded in a genomic region of Cercospora beticola chromosome 8, complete sequence:
- the MSH2 gene encoding MutS-like protein (BUSCO:EOG09260EPQ) — translation MGSRPELKVDDEAGFVKTFHQLETSKPTDTIRIFDRGDFLSAHGDDAEFIARVQYKTTSVLKTLGRNPGLPSVTMTVTVFRTFIREAIFRLGRRIEVLETSGRNQWKVTKQASPGNLQDIEDDLGGHVESAPIILSVKVSAKANEGRNVGVCFADASVRELGVSEFVDNDIYSNFESLIIQLGVKECLIQTDITKKDAEIQKLRIIADNCNCAVSERPAGDFGKQDIEQDLTRLLRDEKATGTLPQTDLKLAMGSAAALIKYLGIMSDPSNFGQYQLYQHDLSQYMKLDSSALKALNLMPGPKDGSKTMNLYGLLNHCKTPVGSRLLAQWLKQPLMSLEEIEKRQQLVEAFVNNTELRQTLQEEHLRSIPDLYRLAKKFQRKKANLEDVVRAYQVAIRLPDFIGTFEGVMDEAYKDALDAVYTNKLREYSDSFVKLQEMVETTVDLEALDNHEFIIKPEFDDTLRVIRKKLDKLRYDIDREHQRVGDDLGMDTEKKLLLENHRVHGWCLRLTRTEASVIRGKKQYPEIATQKNGTYFTTPKLTEMRREFDQLSDNYNRTQSGLVHEVVNVAASYCPVIEQLAGVLAHLDVIVSFAHVSVHAPTAYVRPKMHPRGTGSTILKEARHPCMEMQDDIQFITNDVSLTRESSEFLIITGPNMGGKSTYIRQIGVIALMAQIGCFVPCSEAELTLFDCILARVGASDSQLKGVSTFMAEMLETSNILKTATKESLVIIDELGRGTSTYDGFGLAWAISEHIIKEIGAFSMFATHFHELTALVDTYPQVQNLHVVAHIGDGSEDVSMNGDAANSRRREVTLLYKVVPGISDQSFGIHVAELVRFPQKVVNMAKRKADELEDFSGKNEQLNVQASKEEVEEGSKLLKELLKQWKEQVEAEGLGKEQQVQRMKDLVQGNEQLLANPFFQSVKAL, via the coding sequence ATGGGTTCAAGACCGGAACTGAAGGTCGACGACGAGGCTGGCTTCGTGAAGACCTTCCACCAACTAGAGACGAGCAAACCCACAGACACCATTCGGATATTCGATCGTGGGGATTTTCTGTCAGCTCATGGCGATGATGCAGAGTTCATCGCCCGAGTTCAGTACAAGACCACATCGGTGCTCAAGACATTGGGCAGAAATCCGGGTCTTCCTTCAGTCACCATGACAGTAACAGTTTTCCGCACATTCATCCGAGAAGCCATCTTCCGCTTAGGAAGACGAATAGAAGTGCTGGAGACATCTGGAAGGAACCAATGGAAGGTGACGAAGCAGGCATCGCCTGGTAATCTGCAAGATATCGAAGACGACCTCGGTGGCCACGTCGAATCTGCACCGATCATCTTGTCAGTCAAAGTTTCAGCGAAGGCCAATGAGGGACGCAATGTGGGCGTGTGTTTCGCTGATGCCAGTGTCCGCGAGCTTGGTGTCAGCGAATTCGTGGACAACGATATCTACTCAAATTTTGAATCCTTGATCATCCAACTCGGCGTGAAAGAGTGCCTAATCCAGACTGACATCACCAAGAAGGATGCCGAAATACAAAAGCTGCGAATCATCGCTGACAACTGCAATTGTGCGGTGTCAGAGCGGCCAGCCGGTGACTTTGGAAAGCAAGACATCGAGCAAGACCTCACGCGACTGCTCCGGGACGAGAAGGCTACCGGGACTCTGCCACAAACAGATCTCAAGCTTGCAATGGGATCAGCGGCTGCACTGATCAAGTATCTCGGGATCATGTCAGATCCGAGCAATTTTGGGCAATATCAGTTGTACCAGCACGATCTCAGCCAGTATATGAAGCTCGATTCCTCAGCACTCAAAGCTCTGAACTTGATGCCCGGACCGAAGGACGGCTCTAAGACAATGAATCTGTATGGATTGCTCAATCACTGCAAGACGCCTGTTGGCAGCCGACTGCTCGCACAATGGCTCAAACAGCCTCTGATGAGCctcgaggagatcgagaagagacAGCAGCTGGTGGAGGCATTCGTGAACAACACTGAGCTACGACAGACGCTGCAAGAAGAGCATCTCCGATCAATACCGGACCTGTACCGGTTAGCGAAGAAATTCCAGCGCAAGAAAGCAAATCTCGAAGACGTTGTTCGAGCTTACCAGGTGGCTATCCGCTTGCCTGATTTCATCGGCACTTTCGAGGGCGTCATGGATGAGGCATACAAAGATGCTCTGGACGCAGTCTACACCAACAAGCTGCGAGAGTATTCAGACAGCTTTGTGAAATTGCAGGAGATGGTCGAAACCACAGTGGACCTGGAAGCGCTCGACAACCACGAATTCATCATCAAGCCTGAATTTGATGATACTCTCCGTGTCATCCGCAAAAAGCTGGACAAGCTTCGCTATGACATTGATCGAGAGCACCAGCGTGTCGGCGATGACTTGGGGATGGATactgagaagaagcttctCCTCGAGAACCATAGAGTTCACGGCTGGTGTCTGCGATTGACAAGAACAGAGGCCAGCGTCATCCGAGGGAAGAAGCAGTATCCTGAGATTGCCACGCAAAAGAACGGAACCTATTTCACGACACCAAAGCTCACGGAGATGAGACGCGAGTTCGATCAGCTGTCCGACAATTACAACAGAACACAAAGCGGACTGGTTCACGAGGTGGTCAATGTTGCAGCATCATATTGTCCAGTCATTGAACAACTCGCTGGTGTCCTCGCTCACCTCGACGTGATCGTAAGCTTTGCTCATGTTTCAGTTCACGCGCCGACCGCGTACGTGCGGCCCAAGATGCATCCTCGAGGCACCGGCAGCACAATTCTGAAGGAGGCCCGGCATCCTTGCATGGAAATGCAAGACGACATTCAATTCATCACAAACGACGTCTCGCTCACACGCGAGAGCTCCGAATTTTTGATCATCACTGGTCCCAACATGGGCGGCAAGTCGACGTATATTCGGCAGATCGGTGTCATTGCCTTGATGGCACAGATCGGCTGCTTCGTTCCATGCTCAGAAGCAGAGCTGACGCTCTTCGATTGTATTCTAGCACGAGTCGGAGCAAGCGACAGTCAGCTGAAAGGTGTCAGTACATTCATGGCCGAAATGCTGGAAACTTCCAATATCCTCAAAACAGCCACCAAGGAATCACTCGTCATCATTGACGAACTTGGTCGAGGCACGAGTACATACGACGGTTTCGGCCTCGCGTGGGCTATCAGCGAACACATTATCAAAGAAATTGGTGCTTTCAGCATGTTCGCTACCCACTTCCACGAGCTCACAGCACTGGTCGATACCTATCCGCAAGTCCAAAACCTCCACGTCGTTGCCCACATTGGCGACGGCTCAGAGGATGTGAGCATGAACGGTGATGCAGCTAACAGCCGACGCCGTGAAGTCACTCTGCTGTACAAAGTCGTTCCCGGCATCTCCGATCAGTCTTTCGGTATACACGTCGCCGAGCTCGTCCGCTTTCCGCAAAAGGTCGTGAATATGGCGAAGCGGAAAGCTGACGAGTTGGAAGACTTTTCGGGCAAGAACGAGCAGCTCAATGTACAGGCGAgcaaggaggaggtggaagagGGAAGTAAGCTGCTGAAAGAACTTTTGAAGCAGTGGAAAGAGCAAGTCGAAGCTGAGGGGCTAGGCAAGGAGCAGCAAGTGCAGAGAATGAAAGATCTTGTGCAAGGGAACGAACAGTTGCTGGCGAATCCGTTCTTTCAGAGCGTGAAGGCACTGTGA
- a CDS encoding uncharacterized protein (BUSCO:EOG09262FW1): MDTRILPVDVGKIGSMRAKSATNDILDELDFQIDDESIDAQNLQQAAKDLKTSDVPVAFPTETVYGLGADATRSDAVKGIYKAKQRPSDNPLIVHFHSLQQLRSLLHGHASSEANGVGEDPIPAIYHSLISRFWPGPLTIILPNPSNSPLAPEVTAGLQTFGARMPRHPLALALLSLADIPVAAPSANASTKPSPTAAEHVAYDLEGRISTILDGGPCDVGVESTVVDGISQQPPVVLRPGGISLEQIRSCPGWEDTQIGYKDTSEKGAQPRAPGMKYRHYSPKATVVLFEAGKSPPSSDELKAHIGEKARIGLVRTKLWQLDISASNAITVHESGTKGNMVERTSSEQGAGFAGMLKTLQETNWSKIVPTKHAASIAGNPVELVDVALGDDTEDVARGIFSALRDLDRLDVDAIFVEGIDDNEGSLAAAVMNRLRKAAEVRVKD; this comes from the coding sequence ATGGATACCCGAATTCTACCAGTTGATGTGGGCAAGATTGGCTCTATGAGGGCCAAGTCAGCAACGAACGATATCCTGGATGAGCTCGATTTCCAGATCGACGACGAGTCCATAGACGCACAGAACCTCCAGCAGGCTGCAAAGGACCTCAAGACTTCCGATGTGCCCGTCGCTTTTCCAACGGAGACAGTATATGGCCTGGGCGCTGATGCCACCAGGAGTGACGCAGTCAAAGGCATTTACAAGGCTAAGCAAAGACCTTCTGACAATCCACTCATTGTGCATTTCCATTCTCTGCAACAGCTTAGATCCCTGCTTCACGGCCACGCGTCATCTGAGGCCAACGGTGTGGGCGAAGACCCCATACCAGCCATTTATCACTCACTGATCTCGCGATTCTGGCCTGGACCTCTCACGATCATCTTGCCAAATCCAAGCAATTCTCCACTTGCTCCAGAAGTCACGGCAGGCTTGCAGACATTCGGTGCGCGCATGCCAAGGCATCCCCTTGCACTCGCTCTCCTGTCACTTGCCGATATCCCGGTAGCTGCACCGTCTGCGAACGCTTCTACCAAACCTTCTCCCACTGCTGCGGAGCATGTAGCATACGATCTCGAGGGACGAATATCGACAATATTAGATGGTGGGCCATGTGATGTAGGCGTCGAAAGCACCGTTGTGGATGGCATCTCCCAGCAACCACCCGTTGTTCTGCGGCCAGGCGGCATCAGTCTGGAGCAGATCCGCTCATGTCCTGGCTGGGAGGACACGCAAATTGGATACAAAGACACCTCGGAGAAAGGAGCACAACCTCGAGCTCCTGGCATGAAATATAGGCACTATTCTCCAAAGGCGACTGTCGTGCTCTTTGAAGCTGGAAAAAGCCCGCCATCGAGTGACGAGCTCAAAGCTCACATAGGGGAAAAGGCGAGAATCGGACTTGTGCGCACAAAATTGTGGCAACTCGACATCTCTGCTTCAAACGCAATAACGGTACACGAAAGTGGCACCAAGGGAAACATGGTCGAACGCACATCATCAGAACAGGGAGCAGGATTCGCGGGCATGTTGAAGACCTTGCAAGAGACCAATTGGTCCAAGATCGTTCCAACGAAGCACGCGGCCAGCATCGCTGGTAACCCTGTTGAACTCGTTGATGTCGCACTGGGAGATGATACAGAGGATGTCGCCCGGGGCATCTTCTCGGCTTTGCGAGATCTGGACAGATTAGATGTCGATGCGATCTTCGTGGAAGGCATTGACGATAATGAAGGATCTCTAGCTGCCGCCGTCATGAACCGACTACGCAAAGCAGCTGAGGTCCGAGTGAAAgattga
- a CDS encoding uncharacterized protein (MEROPS:MER0031253) translates to MAPSVQQPLGQPVEIAPDANKVNDHQEPRKEVTILVTGFGPFQDKFPINPSYEIVKRLPEALAAASPKHASVRIIRYGTPIRVAFDEVRELVPQLHNDYAGTADVVLHIGMASGRKFYCIERYAHRDGYTKNKDLDGKIPPEDEGRTVFADCPTTMTTSLHYDNVLLNWQSNVLDIPENKPGCGCDLKESHDAGHYLCDYIYFNSLAFTGRRSGDMEAVGSISRPVLFMHVPAESDGDMLVRGTAVTVELLRAIADDFAKLQAE, encoded by the coding sequence ATGGCACCTTCTGTACAGCAGCCACTCGGCCAGCCAGTCGAGATAGCTCCCGATGCAAATAAAGTCAACGATCACCAAGAGCCACGCAAAGAAGTGACAATTCTTGTTACTGGGTTTGGTCCATTCCAGGATAAATTTCCCATCAACCCATCATACGAAATTGTGAAAAGGCTTCCCGAAGCactcgctgcagcttcaccTAAGCACGCATCAGTGCGCATAATTCGTTATGGGACGCCAATAAGGGTGGCATTCGATGAGGTGCGCGAGCTTGTACCCCAACTGCACAACGACTATGCTGGCACAGCAGATGTCGTCCTACATATTGGCATGGCTTCTGGTCGCAAGTTTTATTGCATAGAACGATATGCACATCGTGATGGGTATACGAAGAATAAAGACCTCGATGGCAAAATTCCCCCGGAAGACGAAGGCAGAACAGTATTCGCAGACTGTCCCACGACAATGACCACATCATTGCATTACGATAATGTGCTCCTGAACTGGCAAAGCAACGTTCTTGACATACCGGAGAACAAGCCAGGGTGTGGATGCGATCTGAAAGAAAGTCACGACGCTGGACATTACCTCTGCGACTATATTTATTTCAACAGTCTGGCATTCACTGGTCGACGGAGTGGTGATATGGAAGCCGTCGGTAGTATATCGAGACCTGTGCTATTCATGCATGTTCCGGCTGAGAGTGATGGAGATATGCTTGTAAGAGGCACGGCCGTTACCGTCGAGCTTCTCAGAGCCATCGCCGACGACTTCGCAAAGCTTCAAGCTGAGTAG
- a CDS encoding uncharacterized protein (BUSCO:EOG09264HOY) encodes MADTATKAAPAAVTKPERPDEETFKKNLAQAEKELKAEEERLRQIKAKLDNAKPNNKDSPAGKRQAELRAELKGIRDTQQNSKTGRTSIMDNIKRLDNTMKARIQELKDKRSKTKFSSAEQVQQEIDRLRAQVDSGTMKLVDEKKALDEIRVLTAAKKGFAEHDQIQKDIDNVKAEIATLKKQLDDPESRALSERYTQITAELDKIKAEQDEAFKNLNALRDERTKIHEQQQKKYAAVKEIKDAYYTQRRAAVEYEREAKRIREEKRRAENDAYHRGRRQEAAKFKLEEASAPAYDEEIRITRSLLARFGSAVDSQQATGPGQFAATDFRKVDDSGIKGTALKKKGEEEENYFIGGGGKKKKGRKGSSQPNGASSPAPETSKFNLDLGTISALAQINVDPPMSQADVPAVVEKLKEKLEFWKSDQDRKTKENIANAQKEIDRLEAEAAEHNSKPAEKQVNGSASAGAQDPTAEVTDGIKNASVEEKTTA; translated from the exons ATGGCCGACACCGCAACGAAAGCTGCCCCGGCAGCCGTTACAAAGCCTGAGCGACCCGACGAGGAAACTTTCAAGAAGAACCTCGCGCAAGCCGAGAAGGAACTCAAGGCCGAGGAAGAGCGCTTG CGCCAAATCAAGGCCAAACTTGACAATGCGAAGCCAAACAACAAGGACTCTCCCGCTGGAAAGCGACAGGCTGAGCTCCGCGCCGAGTTGAAGGGCATACGCGATACCCAACAGAACAGCAAGACCGGTCGCACTTCGATCATGGACAACATCAAGCGCCTCGATAACACCATGAAGGCCAGGATACAAGAGCTGAAGGACAAGCGTAGCAAGACAAAGTTCTCCAGTGCGGAACAGGTTCAGCAGGAGATCGATCGTCTTCGTGCGCAAGTCGATTCTGGTACCATGAAGCTGGTAGATGAAAAGAAGGCACTTGACGAGATCCGCGTCTTGACTGCGGCCAAGAAGGGATTCGCCGAGCATGACCAGATCCAGAAGGACATCGATAACGTCAAGGCTGAAATTGCTACTCTCAAGAAGCAGCTTGACGATCCAGAATCTCGCGCTTTGTCAGAACGCTACACTCAGATAACAGCTGAgctggacaagatcaaggccGAGCAAGACGAGGCTTTCAAGAACCTGAACGCGCTGCGCGACGAAAGAACCAAGATTCACGAGCAACAGCAAAAGAAGTACGCTGCTGTcaaggagatcaaggacGCCTATTACACCCAGCGCCGCGCCGCCGTTGAGTACGAGCGTGAAGCGAAGCGCATCCGCGAGGAGAAGCGACGAGCAGAGAACGATGCATACCACCGAGGCAGGCGGCAAGAGGCAGCCAAATTCAAGCTTGAGGAGGCCAGCGCACCCGCTTACGATGAGGAAATCCGCATCACTCGCTCATTGCTCGCTCGTTTCGGATCAGCTGTGGACTCTCAGCAAGCCACCGGCCCTGGTCAATTCGCAGCCACCGATTTCCGCAAGGTCGACGATTCTGGAATTAAGGGCActgcgctgaagaagaagggtgaggaagaggagaactACTTcatcggcggcggtggcaagaagaagaagggcaggAAGGGCAGCTCCCAGCCCAACGGCGCCAGCTCTCCAGCACCTGAGACAAGCAAGTTCAACCTCGACCTCGGAACCATCTCTGCGCTTGCCCAAATCAATGTGGATCCTCCTATGTCTCAGGCCGATGTCCCCGCTGTtgtcgagaagctcaaggagaAGCTTGAATTCTGGAAGAGCGACCAGGACCGCAAGACCAAGGAGAACATCGCGAACGCCCAGAAGGAAATCGACCGACTCGAAGCCGAGGCCGCTGAGCACAACTCCAAGCCTGCTGAAAAGCAAGTCAACGgctctgcatctgctggCGCACAAGATCCAACCGCCGAGGTCACAGACGGCATCAAGAACGCCTCAGTCGAGGAGAAGACAACCGCATAG